Proteins co-encoded in one Prescottella sp. R16 genomic window:
- a CDS encoding YbaB/EbfC family nucleoid-associated protein: protein MTDSGTRDEARGHHRSRNTELRAQVDDMLGVLQAQTEALAEAQGAVAGLTATAESPDGSVRVTVDAAGAVRSVSIAPDAFGRTTPERLAASVTAASVVAAADARERVAQLLAPVAAAAASLPDLSDIVDGAPSLRNLVPTVATEFAPSGSTVPDAGADDDLYDWRAPILREAHRG from the coding sequence ATGACCGACAGCGGTACTCGAGACGAAGCGCGGGGCCACCACCGGAGCCGCAACACGGAACTGCGCGCACAGGTCGACGACATGCTGGGGGTGTTGCAGGCACAGACCGAGGCGCTCGCGGAGGCACAGGGAGCGGTGGCCGGTCTCACCGCGACCGCCGAATCACCCGACGGGTCGGTGCGGGTCACCGTCGACGCGGCCGGGGCCGTCCGATCGGTGTCGATCGCGCCGGACGCGTTCGGGCGCACCACCCCCGAACGGCTCGCGGCGTCGGTCACGGCCGCGTCGGTCGTCGCCGCCGCGGACGCGCGGGAGCGGGTGGCACAGTTGCTGGCCCCCGTGGCTGCGGCCGCCGCGAGCCTGCCGGACCTGTCCGACATCGTCGACGGTGCACCGAGTCTGCGGAACCTCGTTCCCACCGTCGCAACGGAATTCGCGCCGTCCGGCAGCACGGTTCCGGATGCCGGGGCCGACGACGATCTGTACGACTGGCGGGCGCCGATCCTGCGGGAGGCCCACCGTGGTTGA
- a CDS encoding DUF2505 domain-containing protein, whose protein sequence is MSRHIEHSARLPRPVAAVHAALTDERYWQARLREIGGPGASVDETTVGDAAIDVAMTQAVPAEHLPPIVTKIRPGDLRITRTESWGPLQDGRASGTFTAAVDGVPGQLRGTLALTPDGDGSLLVVDGVVEVKLPLIGGKIEEVIAAQVIELLDAEQDFTGRWLAS, encoded by the coding sequence ATGTCCCGACACATCGAGCATTCCGCCCGTCTCCCCCGACCGGTCGCGGCCGTGCACGCCGCACTCACCGACGAGCGGTACTGGCAGGCCCGTCTCCGGGAGATCGGCGGTCCGGGAGCGTCGGTCGACGAGACGACCGTCGGGGACGCCGCGATCGACGTGGCGATGACGCAGGCCGTGCCCGCCGAGCATCTGCCGCCGATCGTGACGAAGATCCGCCCGGGTGATCTGCGTATCACGCGCACCGAATCGTGGGGTCCGCTACAGGACGGCCGCGCGTCCGGCACGTTCACCGCGGCGGTCGACGGGGTGCCCGGGCAGCTGCGCGGCACCCTGGCGCTGACCCCGGACGGGGACGGATCGCTGCTGGTCGTGGACGGTGTGGTGGAGGTGAAACTGCCGCTGATCGGCGGAAAGATCGAGGAGGTCATCGCCGCACAGGTGATCGAACTGCTCGACGCCGAGCAGGACTTCACCGGCCGCTGGCTCGCGTCGTAG
- a CDS encoding DUF2993 domain-containing protein, with amino-acid sequence MSAPVNAPQTPAAPKPPRRKALVISLIVVAALVVALVGGELFVRQRATSCMESQLQSQLGTPVDVSLSWKPMLLQMTSKNVPYMTIDSSGDSFGPAKGMQVHARADDIDMTTTDDSSGTIGSSTADVTWKTDGILATVQSESMGLITGVTPDPATGTLKFSVGGLADLTVRPTVQNGQVDVETVGAEILGLGLPTSLVDGVVQILTASLQQYPLGMTPTSLTVTSDAVQLRLEGGRYVMPPQDPNAPNAGCSII; translated from the coding sequence ATGTCGGCACCAGTGAACGCACCTCAGACGCCCGCAGCACCGAAGCCCCCGCGACGCAAGGCGCTCGTGATCTCCCTGATCGTGGTCGCCGCGCTCGTCGTTGCCCTGGTCGGCGGTGAACTCTTCGTCCGGCAGCGCGCCACCAGCTGCATGGAGTCCCAGTTGCAGAGCCAGCTCGGCACCCCCGTGGACGTGAGCCTCAGCTGGAAGCCGATGCTGCTGCAGATGACGAGCAAGAACGTGCCCTACATGACGATCGACAGCTCCGGAGACTCGTTCGGTCCGGCCAAGGGCATGCAGGTGCACGCCCGCGCCGACGACATCGACATGACCACCACCGACGACAGCAGCGGCACGATCGGCAGCTCCACCGCCGACGTGACGTGGAAGACCGACGGCATCCTCGCGACCGTGCAGTCGGAGTCGATGGGCCTGATCACCGGCGTCACCCCCGACCCGGCGACCGGCACCCTGAAGTTCAGCGTCGGCGGACTCGCCGACCTCACCGTCCGGCCGACCGTCCAGAACGGGCAGGTCGACGTCGAGACCGTGGGCGCCGAGATCCTCGGCCTGGGCCTGCCGACGTCGCTCGTCGACGGGGTCGTGCAGATCCTCACTGCGAGCCTGCAGCAGTACCCGCTCGGGATGACCCCGACGTCGCTGACCGTCACCTCCGACGCCGTCCAGCTGCGTCTCGAGGGTGGCCGTTACGTGATGCCGCCGCAGGATCCGAACGCGCCGAACGCCGGCTGCAGCATCATCTGA
- a CDS encoding ESX secretion-associated protein EspG, with protein MTVYSGHSTARSGGGERWRFTDAEFHLLWTRLGRDRLPYPLRYSPSAVFEDEFEAHRRATVAAVLPRVTEDLHHRLTVLAEPDVRIEVAGWSGSGAEPVRMHAGIRGSVGVLAVQTAVGDVHLSDVAAAALAGAIAAALPRSVAGSRPVLRFRRDELETGGPLLAPAGAVGGRDAARALLAGRRTGIGEITVFTGPSYDSRPTADGTGLHWIDVDGDGRYLMHGDPDATLEPATDARTAQQITRLVDAAEPIGGRPRPTL; from the coding sequence ATGACTGTGTATTCCGGGCATTCGACGGCACGTTCCGGCGGCGGTGAGCGATGGCGGTTCACGGACGCCGAGTTCCACCTCCTGTGGACGCGGCTGGGACGTGACCGGCTGCCGTACCCGCTGCGGTACAGCCCGAGCGCCGTCTTCGAGGACGAGTTCGAGGCGCACCGCCGCGCCACCGTCGCCGCGGTGCTGCCGCGGGTGACCGAGGACCTGCACCATCGGCTGACGGTGCTCGCCGAACCCGACGTCCGGATCGAGGTCGCGGGCTGGTCCGGCTCCGGTGCGGAACCGGTCCGCATGCATGCCGGGATCCGCGGCAGCGTCGGCGTGCTCGCAGTGCAGACGGCCGTCGGCGACGTCCATCTGTCGGATGTCGCGGCCGCCGCGCTCGCGGGCGCGATCGCGGCGGCTCTGCCCCGGTCGGTGGCCGGTTCGCGGCCGGTGCTGCGGTTCCGGCGCGACGAGTTGGAGACGGGAGGGCCACTGCTCGCGCCGGCCGGGGCCGTCGGTGGCCGGGACGCGGCGCGCGCCCTGCTCGCGGGCCGGCGTACCGGGATCGGGGAGATCACCGTGTTCACGGGGCCGTCGTACGACAGCCGCCCCACCGCCGACGGCACCGGCCTGCACTGGATCGACGTCGACGGGGACGGACGGTACCTGATGCACGGCGACCCCGATGCCACCCTCGAGCCCGCCACCGACGCCCGGACGGCCCAGCAGATCACCCGGCTCGTCGACGCCGCGGAACCGATCGGGGGTCGTCCGCGTCCAACCCTGTGA
- a CDS encoding UDP-N-acetylmuramate dehydrogenase translates to MLDPLIRGRLDQVGAQLSEQVPLSSLTTLRLGGPAAVLADCPTTAILVDTVRLLDAAGVPTLILGGGSNLVISDAGFDGVVVRVADAGVTIGEAGENTVLAQAGAVWDDVVAKTVAAGFGGLECLSGIPGSTGATPVQNVGAYGVEVGSLLRRVQLLDRTTGDVRWVAPSDLGLGYRTSILKHRDDALVLAVEMTVRPDGSSAPLAYRELAAALGAVEGERRPAADVRDTVLGLRRGKGMVLDAADHDTWSAGSFFTNPVVPDDRLPAVLDAIRAKVGADVRIPQFPGAAGTEPAKSTKLSAGWLIERAGFGKGYPAGDAPARLSTKHTLALTNRGAATTADLIALARTVRDGVEQAFGVRLEPEPVTVGCSV, encoded by the coding sequence GTGTTGGATCCACTCATCCGGGGGCGCCTCGACCAGGTCGGCGCACAGTTGTCCGAGCAGGTACCGCTGTCGAGCCTGACCACGCTGCGGCTCGGTGGCCCCGCCGCGGTCCTCGCCGACTGTCCCACGACCGCGATCCTCGTCGACACCGTCCGGCTCCTCGACGCCGCCGGTGTCCCGACCCTGATCCTCGGCGGCGGCTCCAACCTGGTGATCTCCGACGCCGGGTTCGACGGTGTCGTGGTCCGGGTGGCGGACGCCGGTGTCACCATCGGTGAGGCCGGCGAGAACACCGTGCTGGCGCAGGCCGGTGCGGTGTGGGACGACGTCGTCGCGAAGACCGTCGCGGCCGGGTTCGGCGGGCTCGAATGCCTGTCCGGCATCCCGGGCTCCACCGGCGCCACCCCGGTGCAGAACGTCGGCGCGTACGGCGTCGAGGTCGGTTCGCTGCTGCGCCGGGTGCAACTGCTGGACCGCACCACCGGCGACGTCCGGTGGGTGGCGCCGTCCGACCTCGGGCTCGGTTACCGCACCAGCATCCTCAAGCACCGCGACGACGCGCTCGTCCTCGCCGTCGAGATGACGGTCCGCCCGGACGGATCCAGCGCGCCGCTCGCCTACCGCGAACTCGCGGCCGCACTCGGGGCGGTCGAGGGGGAGCGTCGGCCCGCCGCCGACGTCCGCGACACCGTGCTGGGCCTGCGCCGCGGCAAGGGCATGGTGCTCGACGCCGCCGACCACGACACGTGGAGTGCCGGCTCGTTCTTCACCAACCCCGTGGTGCCGGACGATCGGCTGCCCGCCGTGCTGGACGCGATCCGGGCGAAGGTCGGTGCGGACGTGCGGATCCCGCAGTTCCCCGGTGCCGCGGGCACCGAGCCGGCCAAGTCGACCAAGCTGTCTGCAGGGTGGCTCATCGAGCGGGCCGGCTTCGGCAAGGGGTACCCGGCCGGCGATGCCCCGGCCCGGTTGTCCACCAAGCACACTCTGGCCCTCACCAATCGTGGGGCGGCGACGACCGCCGATCTGATCGCGCTCGCCCGGACCGTCCGCGACGGCGTCGAGCAGGCGTTCGGGGTGCGGCTCGAACCGGAGCCGGTCACCGTCGGCTGCTCGGTCTGA
- a CDS encoding SDR family NAD(P)-dependent oxidoreductase, protein MSLSPDTRVAVVTGASSGIGEATARTLAQQGFHVVLGARRVDRIEAIAAEIGGTALELDVTDDDSVDAFCAVVPRVDVLVNNAGGAKGLAPVLEADLDDWRWMWETNVLGTLRVTKSLLPKLIESGDGLIVTITSVAAFTAYDNGSGYTSAKHAQAVLHRTLRGELLGTPVRLTEIAPGAVETEFSLVRFDGDADRAAKVYEGITPLVAQDVAEIVGFVASRPAHVNLDQIIVKPRDQADTGRFHRTTP, encoded by the coding sequence ATGAGCCTGTCACCGGACACCCGTGTCGCCGTCGTCACCGGAGCCAGCTCCGGCATCGGCGAAGCCACCGCCCGCACCCTCGCCCAGCAGGGCTTCCACGTCGTTCTCGGCGCCCGCCGCGTCGACCGGATCGAGGCGATCGCCGCGGAGATCGGCGGTACCGCACTCGAACTGGACGTCACCGACGACGACTCGGTGGACGCCTTCTGCGCCGTCGTCCCCCGCGTCGACGTCCTGGTCAACAACGCCGGCGGCGCGAAGGGGCTCGCTCCGGTCCTCGAGGCCGATCTGGACGACTGGCGGTGGATGTGGGAGACCAACGTCCTGGGCACGCTGCGGGTGACGAAGTCGCTGCTGCCCAAGTTGATCGAGTCCGGTGACGGCCTGATCGTCACGATCACGTCGGTGGCCGCGTTCACCGCGTACGACAACGGGTCCGGCTACACGTCGGCCAAGCACGCGCAGGCGGTGCTGCACCGCACGCTGCGCGGCGAACTGCTCGGCACCCCGGTCCGGCTCACCGAGATCGCGCCCGGCGCGGTGGAAACCGAGTTCTCGCTCGTGCGGTTCGACGGCGACGCCGACCGTGCCGCGAAGGTGTACGAGGGCATCACCCCCCTCGTCGCGCAGGACGTCGCCGAGATCGTCGGGTTCGTCGCGTCGCGTCCCGCGCACGTGAACCTGGACCAGATCATCGTCAAGCCGCGGGATCAGGCCGACACCGGCCGCTTCCACCGCACGACACCGTAG
- a CDS encoding Ig-like domain-containing protein has translation MRELGIRVKRARLSVVVAALLGTLLLAGCTIATGGAADVAPAASEPVAAVTESPASGSRGVNPAAPISVTVAQGTLQDAALTNAAGKAVQGQLSPDRTSYTITEPLGWDATYTWSGTAVGVDGTPVPITGSFTTLAPDTRTSVRTNIADGQVVGIAAPIILQFDGPIADKAAVEKALTVTTDPPTIGSWAWLPDDNGARAHWRPAAYWAPGTTVHVDAKLYGLDFGGGAYGASDLSLNFSIGRSQIVKANAPSHRMQVVRDGATIMDIPVSYGEGNENRNVTRSGVHIVTEKHEDFLMSNPPYYENVRERWAVRISNNGEFIHANPLTVGVQGASNVTNGCINLSLSDAQEYFGTALYGDPVEVTGTRIDLSSADGDVYDWVIDWPTWQSMSALA, from the coding sequence GTGCGTGAACTGGGTATTCGGGTAAAACGGGCGCGGCTGTCGGTGGTGGTGGCAGCACTCCTCGGGACACTTCTGCTCGCCGGATGCACCATCGCCACCGGAGGGGCCGCGGACGTCGCACCGGCGGCGTCGGAGCCCGTCGCCGCGGTGACGGAGAGCCCGGCGTCCGGCAGTCGCGGCGTCAACCCGGCCGCACCGATCTCGGTGACGGTCGCGCAGGGCACGCTCCAGGACGCCGCGCTCACCAACGCGGCCGGCAAGGCCGTCCAGGGACAGCTGAGCCCGGACCGTACGTCGTACACGATCACCGAGCCCCTCGGCTGGGACGCCACGTACACGTGGTCGGGGACCGCGGTCGGTGTCGACGGCACGCCGGTCCCGATCACGGGCAGCTTCACCACACTCGCCCCCGACACCCGGACATCGGTGCGCACCAACATCGCCGACGGCCAGGTCGTCGGCATCGCCGCCCCGATCATCCTGCAGTTCGACGGACCCATCGCAGACAAGGCCGCCGTCGAGAAGGCGCTGACGGTGACCACCGATCCGCCCACGATCGGATCGTGGGCGTGGCTGCCCGACGACAACGGTGCCCGCGCGCACTGGCGTCCGGCGGCCTACTGGGCGCCGGGCACGACGGTGCACGTGGACGCGAAACTGTACGGCCTCGACTTCGGCGGCGGCGCCTACGGGGCGAGCGATCTGTCGCTGAACTTCTCGATCGGCCGCAGCCAGATCGTGAAGGCGAACGCCCCCAGCCACCGCATGCAGGTGGTGCGCGACGGCGCCACGATCATGGACATCCCCGTCAGCTACGGCGAGGGCAACGAGAACCGCAACGTCACCCGCAGCGGCGTCCACATCGTCACCGAGAAGCACGAGGACTTCCTCATGTCGAACCCGCCGTACTACGAGAACGTGCGGGAGCGGTGGGCGGTCCGCATCTCCAACAACGGCGAATTCATCCACGCCAACCCGCTCACCGTCGGCGTGCAGGGCGCGTCGAACGTCACCAACGGCTGCATCAACCTGTCGCTGTCGGACGCCCAGGAGTACTTCGGCACCGCACTGTACGGCGACCCGGTGGAGGTGACCGGCACCCGCATCGACCTGTCGTCCGCGGACGGCGACGTCTACGACTGGGTGATCGACTGGCCCACCTGGCAGTCGATGTCCGCGCTGGCCTGA
- a CDS encoding class I SAM-dependent methyltransferase — MRESRPVGVVTRGTTGINRLRRSDRWLIHDPLVRRTLRDASDPLIVDLGYGAMPVTTLELASRMRTVRPDVRVVGLEIDPARVVPGRDGVVFARGGFELAGLRPTLIRAFNVLRQYPEDAVDDAWGRLRSGLVPGGLIVDGTCDELGRRCAWVLLDRDGPRSLTIAWDPFAVDRPSDVAERLPKALIHRNVPGERIHDLLVAADRAWAVAAGLAPFGPRVRWRESLRLLTDLGHPVAPQRRRIRDCVLTVPWGHVAPGR; from the coding sequence GTGCGCGAGAGCAGACCCGTCGGCGTCGTCACCCGCGGCACCACCGGCATCAACCGGTTGCGGCGCAGCGACCGCTGGCTGATCCACGATCCGCTCGTGCGACGCACCCTGCGGGACGCGTCCGATCCGCTGATCGTCGACCTCGGGTACGGCGCGATGCCGGTGACGACGCTCGAACTGGCCTCCCGGATGCGGACCGTGCGACCGGACGTGCGTGTCGTGGGACTCGAGATCGACCCCGCCCGCGTGGTGCCCGGCCGGGACGGGGTCGTGTTCGCGCGCGGCGGTTTCGAGCTCGCGGGCCTGCGGCCCACCCTGATCCGGGCGTTCAACGTGCTGCGGCAGTACCCGGAGGACGCCGTCGACGACGCGTGGGGGCGTCTGCGGTCCGGGCTCGTGCCGGGCGGGCTGATCGTCGACGGCACGTGCGACGAGCTCGGCCGCCGCTGCGCGTGGGTGCTGTTGGACCGGGACGGCCCCCGATCCCTGACGATCGCGTGGGATCCGTTCGCCGTCGACCGTCCGAGCGATGTCGCCGAACGCCTCCCCAAGGCCCTCATCCACCGCAACGTCCCCGGGGAACGCATCCACGACCTGCTCGTCGCCGCCGACCGGGCGTGGGCCGTCGCCGCCGGGCTCGCCCCGTTCGGGCCGCGCGTCCGCTGGCGCGAATCACTGCGACTGCTGACCGATCTCGGACACCCCGTCGCCCCGCAGCGCCGACGCATCCGCGACTGTGTGCTCACGGTGCCGTGGGGGCACGTCGCGCCGGGGCGGTAG
- a CDS encoding ROK family protein: MLTATPYPHHTRTGAARPARPAAATRPAARITRSRIVAPTLGLADGPSAAVFRAAAIRGPLYRDEATRASGASVATVNRHVSAMLAAGLLRERPDLAVSGAIGRPRIPFEVDHEPYVTVGIHIGARVTSVVAADLRGRILGSVEIATPRGESATALVAVAASARRFAARWQRRRLLWVGVALGGRVDADTGVADHDRLGWSGARVGEIVGAGFGVPVSVATHVEAMAASELLFASEPADHSGGRGSGLYVYARETVGLAVTLDGRVHTPAAGPGSVAHLPTGADVRCDCGATGCLEAAVGDRGVLLAARQAGVLPPGDTLPPIAALHTAARAGSAAAQQILIDRAHTLGRAVAMLRDLFNPDRVTLGGQAFTGYPEAVPHVAQALSGASRNGGTGVQVTGFGSRVQEHAAAAVALSSLYADPQAAMRKATVRV; this comes from the coding sequence ATGCTCACCGCGACCCCGTACCCTCACCACACCCGGACCGGTGCCGCCCGCCCGGCCCGGCCCGCCGCCGCCACACGACCGGCCGCCCGCATCACCCGGTCCCGCATCGTCGCACCCACCCTGGGCCTGGCCGACGGACCGTCGGCGGCCGTGTTCCGGGCCGCCGCGATCCGCGGCCCGCTGTACCGGGACGAGGCCACCCGGGCCTCGGGGGCCAGCGTCGCCACCGTCAACCGGCACGTGTCCGCGATGCTCGCCGCCGGATTACTGCGTGAACGCCCCGACCTCGCGGTGTCCGGTGCGATCGGACGGCCCCGGATTCCGTTCGAGGTCGACCACGAGCCGTACGTCACCGTCGGCATCCACATCGGTGCCCGGGTAACGAGTGTCGTCGCCGCCGATCTGCGTGGCCGCATCCTCGGATCCGTCGAAATCGCCACCCCACGAGGTGAATCGGCGACCGCACTCGTAGCCGTCGCTGCCAGCGCCCGGCGGTTCGCCGCCCGCTGGCAGCGACGCCGCCTGCTGTGGGTGGGGGTCGCACTCGGCGGACGGGTCGACGCCGACACCGGGGTGGCCGACCACGATCGGCTCGGCTGGTCCGGTGCCCGCGTCGGCGAGATCGTCGGTGCCGGATTCGGGGTGCCGGTGTCGGTGGCCACGCACGTCGAGGCGATGGCCGCGTCGGAACTGCTGTTCGCTTCCGAACCGGCCGACCACTCCGGCGGCAGGGGCAGTGGACTGTACGTCTACGCACGTGAAACCGTCGGCCTGGCAGTAACTCTCGACGGCCGGGTGCACACCCCCGCGGCCGGTCCCGGGTCGGTCGCACACCTGCCCACCGGTGCGGACGTGCGCTGCGACTGCGGCGCCACCGGCTGCCTCGAGGCGGCCGTCGGTGATCGCGGTGTCCTGCTCGCGGCACGGCAGGCGGGTGTGCTGCCGCCCGGCGACACGCTGCCCCCGATCGCCGCTCTCCACACCGCGGCGCGTGCGGGATCGGCAGCGGCGCAGCAGATCCTGATCGACCGGGCGCACACCCTGGGCAGGGCCGTCGCGATGCTGCGGGACCTGTTCAACCCGGACCGGGTCACGCTCGGCGGGCAGGCGTTCACCGGTTACCCGGAGGCCGTGCCGCACGTCGCGCAGGCACTGTCCGGCGCCTCCCGGAACGGCGGGACGGGGGTGCAGGTCACCGGGTTCGGGAGCCGCGTGCAGGAACACGCGGCGGCCGCCGTCGCACTCAGCTC
- a CDS encoding DUF2505 domain-containing protein: MARRIDYSATFTYPAETVYAAFGDRGYWEARMAEMRKFSADAGNLVSHEVGDDGIDLVLHHVLPRTELPEIAQAVLKNDLVITRTERYTPFGDPVTGTYEATIPAAPGSLTGTMELFGTDTGCTLRTVSQAQVSIPFVGGKIEELMLANLVELFRNEAAITAAWLAAR; encoded by the coding sequence ATGGCTCGTCGTATCGACTACTCCGCCACGTTCACGTATCCCGCCGAGACGGTGTACGCCGCGTTCGGCGACCGCGGCTACTGGGAGGCGCGGATGGCGGAGATGCGCAAGTTCTCGGCCGACGCCGGAAATCTGGTGTCGCACGAGGTCGGCGACGACGGTATCGACCTGGTCCTGCACCATGTGCTGCCGCGGACCGAGCTGCCGGAGATCGCGCAGGCGGTCCTGAAGAACGACCTGGTCATCACCCGCACCGAGCGGTACACGCCGTTCGGGGATCCGGTGACCGGCACGTACGAGGCGACGATCCCGGCGGCCCCCGGCAGCCTCACGGGCACGATGGAACTGTTCGGCACCGACACCGGTTGCACGCTGCGGACCGTGTCCCAGGCGCAGGTGTCGATCCCGTTCGTCGGCGGGAAGATCGAGGAACTGATGCTCGCGAACCTGGTGGAGCTGTTCCGCAACGAGGCCGCGATCACCGCGGCCTGGCTCGCCGCCCGGTGA
- a CDS encoding WXG100 family type VII secretion target, translating into MVEGVRVDPEQLVSAAAGFDMLSERVAKAFTDLAAALDAEGASWGADGPGATFAAQYTPGRDTAATALGHLVETFAAVATGLRDTGAAFTAADDGFAGTLGGGN; encoded by the coding sequence GTGGTTGAGGGAGTGCGGGTCGATCCCGAGCAGCTCGTCTCCGCCGCAGCAGGATTCGACATGCTGTCCGAACGCGTGGCCAAGGCGTTCACCGACCTCGCCGCGGCCCTCGACGCCGAAGGGGCGAGCTGGGGTGCCGACGGTCCCGGCGCGACGTTCGCGGCGCAGTACACGCCCGGCCGGGACACCGCGGCGACCGCCCTCGGGCACCTGGTCGAGACGTTCGCGGCCGTCGCGACCGGACTGCGGGACACCGGTGCCGCGTTCACGGCCGCCGACGACGGATTCGCGGGCACGCTCGGGGGAGGAAACTGA
- a CDS encoding LCP family protein: MFARSAGAVASVFVLVSTGLAWGAQRELTTGLIRSEAIDAVGADASDHGDTNILLIGLDSRKGMDGNDLPAQFVTEELHAGDSDVGGYNTNTLILLHVPGDGSRATAVAIPRDDYVAVPGYGNRKIKEAYGLAKADADSELLAQGVTDPAERERRARDAGRRSTLKTVQNLLQVPIDHFAEVNLVGFYDIAKALGPLEVCLNAAVDDPYSGARFPAGRQFLDASQALSFVRQRHGLDNGDLDRTHRQQAFLSAVIANLKSTGVFGNVGKLRGLADAVRNDIVVDARMDPVAFAMRHRNLTSGGVDFYTLPIEGFDTVDGQAVNVVDPARLRREVGRLFAGTSVSQQTPAQPPAPTAPDPRITVDVHNGTGIDGLAASTLAVLQSRGHPAGSVATTAGTGVTTVDYGPGGEATAAALAAELGVTARSDTSVAADRVRIVVGRDLGDEVPGLLGGGSSGSGSDSAAGDAPAPTAGAQGAPIAADVSGGIPCVD, encoded by the coding sequence GTGTTCGCACGATCGGCCGGCGCCGTCGCGTCGGTGTTCGTGCTCGTCTCGACCGGGCTGGCGTGGGGCGCCCAGCGGGAACTGACGACCGGGCTCATCCGCTCCGAGGCCATCGACGCGGTCGGTGCAGACGCGTCCGATCACGGTGACACGAACATTCTGCTGATCGGCCTCGACAGTCGAAAAGGGATGGACGGCAACGATCTTCCCGCCCAGTTCGTCACCGAGGAACTGCACGCCGGTGACAGCGACGTCGGCGGTTACAACACGAATACCTTGATCCTGCTGCACGTGCCGGGTGACGGCAGCCGCGCTACCGCGGTCGCGATCCCGCGCGACGACTACGTCGCGGTGCCCGGCTACGGCAACCGGAAGATCAAGGAGGCGTACGGGCTGGCGAAGGCCGACGCCGACAGCGAACTGCTCGCGCAGGGCGTCACCGACCCCGCCGAGCGGGAACGGAGGGCCCGCGACGCCGGCCGCAGGTCCACCCTGAAAACCGTGCAGAATCTGCTGCAGGTGCCGATCGACCACTTCGCCGAGGTCAACCTCGTCGGGTTCTACGACATCGCGAAGGCACTCGGCCCGCTCGAGGTGTGCCTCAACGCGGCCGTCGACGACCCGTACTCGGGGGCACGGTTCCCGGCCGGGCGGCAGTTCCTCGACGCGTCGCAGGCGTTGTCGTTCGTGCGGCAACGGCACGGCCTCGACAACGGCGACCTCGATCGGACCCACCGGCAGCAGGCGTTCCTCAGCGCGGTGATCGCGAATCTGAAGTCCACCGGTGTGTTCGGCAACGTCGGCAAGCTGCGCGGACTGGCCGATGCCGTCCGCAACGACATCGTCGTCGACGCCCGGATGGATCCGGTCGCGTTCGCGATGCGTCACCGCAATCTCACGTCCGGCGGCGTCGACTTCTACACGCTGCCGATCGAGGGCTTCGACACCGTCGACGGCCAGGCCGTCAACGTCGTCGACCCGGCTCGGCTCCGCCGCGAGGTCGGCCGACTGTTCGCGGGGACGTCCGTGTCACAGCAGACGCCGGCGCAGCCACCCGCTCCGACGGCACCGGACCCGCGGATCACCGTGGACGTGCACAACGGCACCGGCATCGACGGGCTCGCGGCGTCCACCCTCGCGGTGTTGCAGTCGCGGGGCCATCCGGCAGGATCCGTCGCGACCACGGCCGGGACAGGGGTCACGACCGTCGACTACGGGCCGGGAGGGGAGGCCACGGCTGCCGCCCTTGCCGCCGAACTCGGGGTGACGGCGCGGTCGGATACGTCGGTCGCGGCCGATCGTGTCCGCATCGTCGTCGGACGCGACCTGGGCGACGAGGTTCCCGGTCTGCTCGGCGGTGGGTCGTCCGGCAGCGGATCCGACAGCGCCGCCGGGGACGCCCCCGCCCCGACGGCGGGCGCGCAGGGCGCGCCGATCGCCGCGGACGTCTCGGGCGGCATCCCGTGCGTCGACTGA